Proteins co-encoded in one Flavivirga eckloniae genomic window:
- a CDS encoding NupC/NupG family nucleoside CNT transporter has translation MASNTIAQEANETKQLDSVQNETVVQQTTTGNNSKDTLNINGVDSKIENTSTEQEQTASTSTVTIIPSQGFSINSLWRGILGMVCLVFLAFLFSSNRRAINWKIVGIGLAFQLLIAIGVLKVEFIKNIFEFIGGLFVEILEFTRAGSKFLFDGLVVDMDTFGFIFAFQVLPTIIFFSALTSVLFYLGIIQKVVKAMAWLLSKALKISGAESLSVAGNIFLGQTEAPLLIKAYLEKMNKSEILLVMIGGMATVAGAVLAAYIGFLGGNDPELRLFYAKHLLAASVMAAPGAIVISKILYPQTEDVNTDVKVSQEKIGANFLDAIANGTTEGLKLAVNVGAMLLVFVAFIAMFNGILGWVGDISSINTWVADNTPYESLSLELILGYVFAPLMWLIGVAKEDMALMGQLLGIKLAASEFIGYIQLRDLKDTTNAIHLNYEKSVIMATYMLCGFANFASIGIQIGGIGSLAPGQRKLLSQFGMKALIGGTIASLISATIAGMIIG, from the coding sequence ATGGCGTCGAATACAATAGCACAAGAAGCAAATGAAACAAAACAATTGGATTCTGTTCAAAATGAAACAGTTGTTCAACAAACTACGACTGGTAACAATTCCAAAGACACATTAAACATTAATGGTGTAGATTCTAAAATTGAAAATACATCAACAGAACAAGAACAAACTGCCAGTACTTCCACAGTCACCATTATTCCAAGTCAGGGTTTTTCAATAAACAGTTTATGGCGAGGTATCTTAGGAATGGTTTGCTTGGTATTTCTGGCATTTCTATTTAGCAGCAACAGGAGAGCTATTAATTGGAAAATTGTTGGTATTGGCTTAGCGTTTCAATTATTGATCGCTATTGGCGTTTTAAAAGTTGAATTCATCAAAAATATTTTTGAATTTATTGGAGGACTTTTTGTTGAGATTCTGGAATTTACAAGAGCAGGTAGTAAATTTTTATTTGATGGGCTTGTTGTAGATATGGATACTTTCGGGTTTATATTTGCCTTTCAAGTATTACCAACCATAATATTCTTTTCTGCGTTAACCTCGGTTTTATTTTACTTAGGTATTATTCAAAAAGTTGTAAAAGCTATGGCTTGGCTACTCTCTAAAGCTCTAAAAATTTCAGGAGCCGAAAGCTTAAGTGTTGCAGGAAACATCTTTTTGGGTCAAACAGAAGCACCGCTTTTAATAAAAGCGTATTTGGAAAAAATGAACAAATCCGAAATACTATTGGTCATGATTGGTGGTATGGCAACCGTTGCTGGAGCTGTACTAGCAGCATACATAGGCTTTTTAGGAGGTAACGATCCAGAACTTAGGTTGTTTTACGCCAAACACCTTTTAGCCGCCTCTGTTATGGCAGCTCCAGGTGCTATAGTTATTTCAAAAATACTCTATCCGCAAACAGAAGATGTTAATACAGACGTTAAGGTTTCTCAGGAAAAAATAGGAGCCAATTTTTTAGACGCTATCGCTAACGGAACTACAGAAGGCTTAAAACTAGCCGTTAATGTAGGCGCCATGCTTTTAGTTTTTGTTGCTTTTATTGCCATGTTTAATGGCATATTAGGTTGGGTTGGTGATATTTCTTCAATAAACACTTGGGTAGCCGATAACACACCATACGAAAGTCTATCGCTTGAATTAATTTTAGGCTATGTCTTTGCTCCACTTATGTGGCTTATTGGAGTTGCTAAAGAGGATATGGCCTTAATGGGACAATTATTAGGAATTAAATTAGCAGCTAGTGAATTTATAGGCTATATACAATTGAGAGATTTAAAAGATACTACAAATGCCATTCACCTTAATTACGAAAAATCTGTAATTATGGCCACTTATATGCTGTGCGGTTTTGCTAATTTCGCATCTATTGGTATTCAAATTGGAGGTATTGGTTCGTTAGCACCAGGGCAACGAAAATTACTATCTCAATTTGGTATGAAAGCCTTAATTGGAGGTACTATCGCCTCATTAATTTCTGCTACTATAGCTGGAATGATTATCGGTTAA
- a CDS encoding SRPBCC domain-containing protein, with protein MSDLKNRTLTIEKTFNAPIDLVWEAWTQPEHILKWWVPNGMDVQIIEHDFKVGGKWKYTMLMPDGSEFVSEGTYKEIIELEKIVTSADFKPMTEDVEIQTLFEADGDKTKFVFSVIHATPEYCKQQEEMGFYNGWGSALDRLEKVLDTIILN; from the coding sequence ATGAGTGATTTAAAAAACAGAACTTTAACTATAGAAAAAACATTCAATGCTCCAATCGATTTAGTTTGGGAAGCCTGGACGCAACCAGAACATATTTTAAAATGGTGGGTGCCAAATGGAATGGATGTACAAATTATAGAACACGACTTTAAAGTTGGTGGCAAATGGAAATATACCATGCTCATGCCAGATGGCAGTGAATTTGTATCAGAAGGTACTTATAAGGAAATTATTGAACTAGAGAAAATCGTGACTTCGGCAGATTTTAAACCTATGACCGAGGATGTTGAGATACAAACCCTTTTTGAAGCCGATGGAGACAAAACAAAGTTTGTTTTTAGCGTAATCCATGCCACTCCGGAATATTGTAAACAACAAGAAGAAATGGGCTTTTATAATGGTTGGGGATCTGCATTAGACCGATTGGAAAAAGTTTTAGATACAATTATTCTTAATTAA
- a CDS encoding DNA alkylation repair protein, producing MTCDEIIERLYHLKDAEKIVFKEKKFGVIAHNSLGIYHKDLKVIAKEIGQDNQLALQLFDSGIYEARLLCSKLFKPKDVTEQLMEKWVKTFENWEICDSFSMALFAKSKFALAKILEWTKRKPEFEKRAGFAIMASYCMADKNSGNELFEQFFPIIKQEANDDRIYVKKAVNWALRNIGKRNVDLNKMAIKTANEILELESPAAKWIAKNALTELQKEHIRMSDYPRSEYR from the coding sequence ATGACTTGTGATGAAATCATAGAACGTCTTTATCACTTAAAAGATGCTGAAAAAATAGTCTTCAAGGAGAAGAAATTTGGAGTTATAGCACATAATTCTCTTGGCATCTACCACAAAGACCTAAAAGTCATTGCTAAAGAAATTGGGCAAGACAATCAACTTGCCCTTCAACTTTTCGATAGCGGTATTTACGAAGCTCGCCTTTTATGCAGTAAACTCTTTAAACCTAAAGATGTTACCGAACAACTAATGGAAAAATGGGTGAAAACATTTGAGAATTGGGAAATTTGCGACAGCTTTTCTATGGCACTTTTTGCCAAAAGTAAATTTGCACTTGCAAAAATATTAGAATGGACAAAAAGAAAACCAGAATTCGAGAAAAGAGCAGGCTTTGCTATTATGGCTTCTTACTGTATGGCCGATAAAAATTCAGGAAATGAGTTGTTTGAACAGTTTTTCCCTATCATAAAACAGGAAGCAAATGACGACAGAATCTATGTAAAAAAAGCCGTGAATTGGGCATTGAGGAATATCGGTAAACGGAACGTCGATTTGAACAAAATGGCAATAAAAACGGCCAACGAAATACTGGAACTTGAAAGTCCTGCTGCAAAATGGATAGCAAAGAATGCCTTAACCGAACTACAAAAAGAGCACATAAGAATGTCTGATTACCCAAGAAGCGAATACAGATAA
- a CDS encoding ArsR/SmtB family transcription factor: MRRDVFQAIADPIRRDIIEILSTEVLTVNEIAEKFEISRPAISKHLKILNECGIITFNQSGRERLCLIQPKTLIPAFLWIKQYNKLWEDRIDSFENYINQLQTKKKNNE, encoded by the coding sequence ATGAGAAGAGATGTTTTTCAAGCCATAGCGGATCCAATAAGAAGGGATATTATAGAAATATTATCTACCGAAGTATTAACGGTAAATGAAATAGCCGAAAAATTCGAAATCAGCAGGCCTGCGATTTCAAAACACTTAAAAATATTAAACGAATGTGGTATAATAACTTTCAACCAAAGCGGTAGGGAACGTTTATGCCTTATTCAACCAAAAACATTAATTCCAGCCTTCCTATGGATAAAACAATACAACAAGTTATGGGAAGATCGAATTGACTCTTTCGAAAATTACATAAACCAGTTACAAACAAAAAAGAAAAATAATGAGTGA
- a CDS encoding isoamylase early set domain-containing protein, whose protein sequence is MAITKQYLKSKPICKVTFSVPAKEANEVLVVGTFNEWNTESTSLKKLKNGTFKGTVNLEKDNSYEFRYVVDGNYINDDQADAYAWNDYASTENGVLNV, encoded by the coding sequence ATGGCAATTACAAAGCAATACTTAAAAAGCAAGCCAATTTGTAAAGTTACTTTTTCTGTACCTGCCAAAGAAGCAAACGAGGTTTTAGTAGTTGGTACCTTCAACGAATGGAATACAGAGTCTACCTCCCTTAAAAAACTTAAAAACGGTACGTTTAAAGGTACCGTAAATTTAGAAAAAGATAACTCTTATGAGTTTAGATACGTTGTTGATGGTAATTACATTAACGATGATCAAGCAGACGCCTATGCGTGGAACGATTATGCATCAACCGAAAACGGTGTACTAAACGTTTAG
- a CDS encoding thymidylate synthase: MKQYHDLVKHVLENGNEKGDRTGTGTKSVFGYQMRFDLSEGFPMVTTKKLHLKSIIYELLWFLKGDTNIKYLTENGVRIWNEWADDHGNLGPVYGHQWRNWNSDEIDQIKDVINTLKNNPDSRRMMVSAWNPSVLPDTSKSFSENVANGKAALPPCHAFFQFYVANGKLSCQLYQRSADIFLGVPFNIASYALFTMMMAQVCGYEAGEFIHTFGDAHIYSNHYEQLELQLSRTIRPLPKMILNPKVKDIFDFTFDDFTLEDYNPHPHIKGTVAV; this comes from the coding sequence ATGAAGCAATACCACGACCTAGTAAAACATGTTTTAGAAAACGGAAATGAAAAAGGAGACCGTACTGGTACCGGAACAAAAAGTGTTTTCGGATACCAAATGCGATTTGATCTAAGTGAAGGTTTTCCAATGGTTACTACCAAAAAACTACACTTAAAGTCTATAATTTACGAATTACTTTGGTTTTTAAAAGGCGACACCAACATTAAATATCTTACAGAAAACGGTGTGCGCATATGGAATGAGTGGGCAGACGATCATGGTAATTTAGGTCCTGTATACGGCCATCAATGGCGTAACTGGAATAGCGATGAGATCGATCAAATTAAAGATGTTATCAATACACTAAAAAATAATCCCGACAGTCGTAGAATGATGGTTTCTGCCTGGAATCCATCTGTATTGCCCGACACCTCTAAATCATTCAGCGAAAACGTTGCGAATGGTAAAGCAGCATTACCTCCATGCCATGCGTTCTTTCAATTTTATGTAGCTAACGGAAAGTTATCTTGTCAATTATATCAACGCAGTGCAGATATCTTTTTAGGAGTACCTTTTAATATAGCATCTTATGCCCTATTCACTATGATGATGGCTCAAGTTTGTGGTTACGAAGCTGGTGAATTTATTCATACGTTTGGCGATGCACATATTTACAGCAACCACTACGAACAATTAGAGCTGCAATTATCCAGAACCATCAGGCCTTTACCTAAAATGATACTAAACCCAAAGGTTAAGGATATTTTCGACTTTACTTTTGATGATTTTACTTTAGAAGACTACAATCCACATCCACACATAAAAGGAACAGTAGCCGTATAA
- a CDS encoding dihydrofolate reductase: MFGKKKEQPQIDKEQLELIKNAQKRIKQKKRLYIHFVIFLIGSVFIIVANTVLEIGKDFTLFGKEWFLFAILIWLFFLIYHVFNVFVTHKFMGKAWEKTQLDKLIVQQKLRIEQLKNELEKEAPIIAESEHYNESLNKKEKTSELTIIGAAAENDAIGKDNKLIWHLSDDLKRFKSLTNGHHIIMGRKTFESFPKPLPNRTHIVITRQSDYNVPDGVIIVHSLDEAIKAAKNDPQPFVIGGGEIYKQALLVADKIELTRVHENFEGDAFFPEIDTSIWKETANTFHTKDDKHEHEFSFLTYERR, encoded by the coding sequence ATGTTTGGAAAAAAGAAAGAACAACCTCAAATAGATAAAGAACAGTTAGAGCTTATTAAAAATGCCCAAAAACGTATTAAACAAAAAAAACGTTTATACATTCACTTTGTTATTTTTTTAATTGGCTCGGTATTTATAATTGTTGCCAATACAGTTCTCGAGATCGGTAAAGATTTCACTCTATTTGGTAAAGAATGGTTTTTGTTTGCCATACTAATTTGGTTATTCTTTTTAATTTATCATGTGTTTAATGTGTTTGTCACACATAAATTCATGGGGAAAGCATGGGAAAAAACACAATTGGATAAACTCATTGTTCAACAGAAACTAAGGATAGAACAATTAAAAAATGAACTAGAGAAAGAAGCTCCTATTATAGCAGAAAGCGAACACTATAATGAATCTCTAAACAAAAAAGAAAAAACATCTGAACTTACTATAATTGGTGCTGCTGCAGAAAATGACGCTATTGGTAAAGACAATAAATTGATCTGGCATTTAAGCGACGATTTAAAACGTTTTAAAAGCCTAACTAACGGACATCATATCATTATGGGTAGGAAAACGTTTGAAAGCTTTCCGAAGCCACTTCCTAACAGAACTCATATAGTGATTACTAGACAAAGCGATTACAACGTTCCCGACGGTGTTATTATAGTGCATAGCTTAGATGAAGCTATTAAAGCCGCAAAAAACGACCCGCAACCTTTTGTTATTGGTGGAGGAGAAATATACAAACAAGCCTTACTTGTAGCAGATAAAATTGAACTCACCCGCGTACACGAAAATTTTGAAGGCGATGCCTTCTTTCCCGAAATAGATACTTCTATTTGGAAAGAAACTGCTAATACATTTCATACTAAAGACGATAAGCATGAGCATGAGTTTTCGTTTTTGACTTATGAAAGGAGGTAG